One Bacillus amyloliquefaciens DSM 7 = ATCC 23350 DNA window includes the following coding sequences:
- a CDS encoding PBP1A family penicillin-binding protein — translation MSDQFKSREERRKARQTKSPKPSSPKKGKKQRKGGLFKKIVLSLVILFVLGIVGGAAAFAVLVSGAPSLDEAKLKTPYSSTIYDKNGKEIAEVGGEKRTYVPIKDIPDVVKEAFIATEDARFYKHHGIDPIRIGGALVANFTDGFGSEGGSTITQQVVKNSLLTHQKTIKRKAQEVWLSLQLERHYSKDEILEMYLNKIYFSPRAYGVGKAAEDFFGVKDLSKLTVEQAATLAGMPQSPTGYNPVKNPKASEKRRNIVLSLMEKQGFISNSEYQKAKKVSMKDEGVVSQKEYDKKDTNKYSAFVEEVMKEIETKEKKDVDISTDGLKIYTTLDTKAQDYLDQLMNGDTVGFTQGMQGGVTLLDTTNGEIRAIGAGRNRTAGGFNYATDTQRQPGSTIKPILDYGPVIENKKWSTYEQIDDSAYTYSDGTPIHDYDNKYRQMITMREALSDSRNIPALKAFQAAGKDNAVDFANDLGLGLNKDSVTESYSIGGFGADNPGVSPLTMAGAYSAFGNNGTYNEPHAVTSIEFNDGTKLDLTPKPKSAMSDYTAFMITDMLKTVVQSGTGKLAQVPNVEVAGKTGTTNFTKEDIQKYNIAPGGVPDSWFVGYTPQYTAAVWTGVESGNKAGKKSLSYADQQVAKRIFQKLISYVDDGKGSFKQPDSVVKETVEKGSNPAALAGPNTPDDKKVTEYFVKGTEPTAVSKTYKKEKANKPTGLQVKYDKDKKSLNLSWDYDGDATFNVKQSVDGGSYSDIQNSSAKEAVVSDVTPGSTYSFQVTAENDDGKSDTASASFKVPKDEEDNADKDKATDDEQKPDDKDKDKTQTDDSKTDDNQTDTSDGSDQTPTDDPNKNPDQSNQDQTDNNNPNQPGNGTDNNGQQDNSSDNSSDTGSDGSKNPDSGQKDKNQDSSSTVNGQSNSSTIQSNTAN, via the coding sequence AGACGAAAAGCCCCAAGCCTTCTTCACCGAAAAAAGGCAAGAAACAGCGTAAAGGCGGTTTATTCAAAAAGATTGTACTGTCCTTGGTTATTCTGTTTGTCCTCGGCATAGTCGGCGGAGCTGCGGCATTTGCCGTTTTAGTTTCCGGTGCGCCGTCTTTGGACGAAGCCAAGCTGAAAACGCCTTACTCTTCAACAATTTACGATAAAAACGGCAAAGAAATCGCGGAAGTGGGCGGCGAAAAACGAACCTACGTCCCGATTAAGGATATACCCGATGTTGTGAAGGAAGCTTTTATCGCAACAGAGGACGCCCGTTTTTATAAGCACCACGGAATAGACCCGATCCGGATCGGAGGCGCCTTGGTCGCCAACTTTACGGATGGTTTCGGTTCAGAAGGCGGAAGCACAATCACCCAGCAGGTTGTGAAAAACTCGCTTCTGACCCACCAGAAAACGATTAAACGGAAAGCTCAGGAAGTATGGCTTTCACTGCAGCTGGAGCGCCATTATTCTAAAGATGAAATTTTAGAAATGTATTTAAACAAAATTTATTTCTCACCGCGCGCCTACGGCGTCGGTAAAGCCGCTGAAGACTTTTTCGGCGTGAAAGATTTGAGCAAGCTTACGGTTGAACAGGCAGCAACCCTTGCCGGAATGCCGCAAAGTCCGACCGGATACAACCCGGTTAAAAATCCGAAGGCTTCTGAAAAACGCCGGAACATCGTTCTCAGCTTAATGGAAAAACAAGGATTTATCTCAAATTCTGAATACCAAAAAGCAAAGAAAGTGTCCATGAAAGATGAAGGCGTCGTCAGCCAAAAGGAATACGATAAAAAGGACACAAATAAATACAGCGCTTTTGTCGAAGAAGTTATGAAAGAAATTGAGACAAAAGAAAAGAAAGACGTCGATATTTCAACTGACGGATTAAAAATTTACACGACTCTTGATACGAAAGCACAAGATTATCTTGATCAATTGATGAACGGCGACACAGTCGGCTTTACCCAAGGCATGCAGGGCGGCGTCACCCTCCTTGATACGACAAACGGAGAAATCCGCGCCATCGGAGCAGGACGAAACAGAACTGCCGGGGGATTTAACTACGCGACAGACACTCAACGCCAGCCAGGTTCAACGATAAAACCGATTCTTGATTACGGTCCGGTCATTGAAAATAAAAAATGGTCGACGTATGAGCAGATTGATGACTCAGCCTATACGTACTCTGACGGCACTCCGATTCATGACTATGACAATAAATACAGACAAATGATAACAATGCGAGAGGCTCTCTCAGACTCACGTAATATTCCTGCTCTGAAGGCATTCCAAGCAGCAGGTAAAGATAATGCCGTCGACTTCGCAAACGACTTAGGACTAGGATTAAACAAAGACAGTGTAACAGAATCTTATTCGATCGGCGGTTTTGGAGCTGATAACCCGGGCGTTTCCCCGCTGACTATGGCTGGTGCCTACAGCGCTTTTGGAAATAACGGAACGTACAATGAACCGCACGCGGTCACATCGATTGAATTTAATGACGGAACTAAGCTTGATTTAACACCGAAACCGAAGAGTGCTATGAGCGATTACACGGCATTCATGATTACCGATATGCTAAAAACAGTGGTGCAGTCAGGAACGGGTAAACTGGCTCAAGTACCGAACGTGGAAGTCGCCGGTAAAACGGGTACGACAAACTTTACTAAAGAGGATATTCAAAAATATAACATTGCTCCAGGCGGAGTACCGGATTCATGGTTTGTCGGCTACACCCCTCAATATACAGCGGCGGTTTGGACCGGTGTTGAGTCTGGTAACAAAGCAGGTAAAAAATCATTATCTTATGCAGACCAGCAAGTTGCAAAACGGATTTTCCAAAAGCTGATCTCCTATGTTGATGACGGTAAAGGAAGCTTCAAGCAGCCTGACAGCGTCGTGAAAGAAACAGTTGAGAAAGGCTCGAACCCCGCCGCTTTAGCCGGACCGAATACGCCGGATGATAAAAAAGTGACGGAGTACTTCGTGAAAGGAACGGAGCCTACTGCCGTTTCTAAAACGTACAAGAAAGAAAAAGCCAATAAACCGACAGGCTTGCAAGTGAAGTACGACAAAGACAAAAAATCATTAAACTTAAGCTGGGATTATGATGGTGATGCAACATTCAATGTCAAACAATCTGTTGATGGCGGAAGCTACAGCGACATTCAAAACAGTTCGGCAAAAGAAGCCGTCGTCTCAGATGTCACCCCTGGGTCCACATACAGCTTCCAGGTGACAGCGGAAAATGATGACGGAAAGAGCGATACGGCATCAGCATCTTTCAAAGTTCCGAAAGATGAAGAAGACAATGCAGATAAAGATAAAGCGACTGACGATGAACAGAAACCTGATGATAAGGATAAAGACAAGACCCAAACCGATGATTCAAAAACGGACGACAATCAGACGGATACGTCAGACGGATCGGATCAAACACCTACTGATGACCCGAATAAAAATCCGGATCAATCCAATCAGGATCAAACGGATAATAACAATCCGAATCAGCCTGGTAACGGGACGGATAACAACGGACAGCAAGATAACAGCTCTGACAATAGTTCCGATACCGGTTCAGATGGTTCAAAAAATCCTGACAGCGGCCAGAAGGATAAAAACCAAGACTCATCTTCAACTGTCAACGGCCAGTCAAATTCGTCAACCATCCAGTCAAATACCGCTAATTAG
- a CDS encoding YpoC family protein: protein MTAIDILAGYETYLRSLTDLENLEIKTVLRRHPLYMDFSGQPKVQPWRERSEYVPFLFQIWNETKEALLPVFQTRKSRCDQNDMLKGIVCLIAAFHWTAGERVTSLDWSVLETKHFPAEPINWAERMAFILTKPTQFHSFIQLDELMTEMKKQYHKYEVMNKL, encoded by the coding sequence GTGACGGCGATTGACATTCTGGCAGGCTATGAAACATACCTGCGCAGTCTTACAGATCTGGAAAACCTCGAGATCAAAACGGTGCTGCGCCGCCATCCGCTGTATATGGATTTCAGCGGCCAGCCGAAAGTGCAGCCATGGAGGGAAAGGAGTGAATATGTTCCGTTTCTTTTTCAGATTTGGAACGAGACGAAAGAAGCGCTGCTCCCCGTTTTTCAAACAAGGAAATCGAGATGTGATCAAAACGACATGCTGAAAGGGATCGTCTGTCTGATTGCCGCTTTTCATTGGACGGCAGGGGAGCGGGTCACATCACTCGATTGGTCTGTCCTTGAAACAAAGCATTTTCCCGCGGAACCGATTAATTGGGCGGAGAGAATGGCGTTTATTTTAACAAAACCGACTCAATTTCACTCGTTTATTCAGCTGGATGAATTAATGACGGAGATGAAAAAGCAATATCATAAATATGAAGTCATGAACAAATTATAA
- the nth gene encoding endonuclease III, with product MLNLKQIEYCLDKISDMFPHAECELVHSNPFELVVAVALSAQCTDALVNRVTKTLFQKYKRPEDYLAVPLEELQQDIKSIGLYRNKAKNIQKLSKMIIEEYGGEVPKDRDELVKLPGVGRKTANVVVSVAFGVPAIAVDTHVERVSKRLGICRWKDSVLEVEKTLMKKVPKEDWSVTHHRLIFFGRYHCKAQSPRCAECPLLSLCREGQKRDKKGLVKR from the coding sequence GTGTTAAATTTAAAGCAGATTGAATATTGTCTTGATAAAATCAGCGATATGTTTCCGCACGCAGAATGTGAACTTGTCCATTCAAATCCTTTCGAACTGGTTGTGGCAGTCGCTTTATCTGCGCAATGTACGGATGCTCTCGTCAACAGAGTGACAAAAACGCTATTTCAAAAATATAAACGGCCCGAAGATTATTTGGCCGTACCGCTGGAAGAACTCCAGCAGGATATTAAATCAATCGGACTGTACCGAAATAAAGCCAAGAATATTCAAAAGCTGAGCAAAATGATTATCGAAGAGTACGGCGGAGAAGTGCCGAAAGACCGAGATGAGCTTGTGAAGCTGCCGGGTGTCGGACGGAAAACGGCAAATGTGGTCGTGTCCGTTGCTTTCGGTGTACCTGCAATTGCAGTAGACACTCATGTGGAACGGGTCTCGAAACGGCTTGGCATCTGCCGCTGGAAGGACTCTGTATTAGAAGTAGAGAAAACATTAATGAAAAAAGTGCCGAAAGAGGATTGGTCTGTCACACATCACAGACTAATATTTTTCGGGCGCTATCATTGTAAAGCGCAATCCCCCCGCTGTGCGGAATGTCCTTTGCTTTCGCTATGCAGGGAAGGGCAGAAGCGTGACAAAAAAGGACTGGTGAAACGGTGA
- the dnaD gene encoding DNA replication protein DnaD has protein sequence MKKQQFIDMQELGISSIPNLLLTHYRQLGLNETELILLLKIKMHLEKGSYFPTPFELQSGMSISAEECTSCLRMFIQKGFLFIEECEDHNGIKFEKYSLQPLWAKLYDYIQHSQNETQERTSEREQKSLYTIFEEEFGRPLSPLECETLAIWQDQDQHDAILIKHALKEAVLSGKLSFRYIDRILFEWKKNGFKTVEQAKAHSQKFRRVQTKQNEPQKEYTRQVPFYNWLEQ, from the coding sequence ATGAAAAAACAGCAATTTATAGATATGCAGGAACTCGGCATTTCAAGCATCCCTAACCTGCTGCTGACACATTATCGGCAGCTCGGGCTGAATGAAACCGAATTGATCCTGCTTTTGAAGATTAAAATGCATTTGGAAAAGGGCTCTTATTTTCCGACGCCGTTTGAACTTCAATCAGGCATGTCCATTTCTGCTGAAGAATGTACAAGCTGTCTGAGAATGTTCATTCAAAAAGGCTTTCTGTTCATTGAAGAATGTGAAGATCATAACGGCATAAAGTTCGAAAAATATTCTCTGCAGCCGCTATGGGCGAAGCTGTATGATTACATTCAGCATTCACAAAACGAAACGCAGGAAAGAACGTCAGAAAGAGAGCAAAAAAGCCTGTACACCATCTTTGAAGAAGAATTCGGAAGACCGCTGTCTCCGCTTGAATGTGAGACGCTGGCCATATGGCAGGACCAGGATCAGCATGATGCGATTTTGATTAAACATGCGTTAAAAGAAGCTGTTTTATCAGGAAAGCTCAGTTTTCGCTATATTGACCGGATTTTATTTGAATGGAAAAAGAACGGCTTCAAAACGGTTGAGCAGGCGAAGGCGCACAGCCAAAAATTCCGGCGCGTTCAAACGAAACAAAATGAACCGCAAAAAGAGTATACGAGGCAGGTGCCTTTTTACAATTGGCTGGAACAGTAA
- the asnS gene encoding asparagine--tRNA ligase, which produces MKTTINQVYKHTGEEVTIGAWVANKRSSGKIAFLQLRDGTGFIQGVVVKAEVEENIFQIAKSVTQETSLYVKGIVKEDERSPLGYELAVTSIEVIHEATDYPITPKEHGTEFLMDHRHLWLRSKRQHAIMKIRNEIIRATYEFFNKEGFVKVDPPILTGSAPEGTTELFATKYFDEDAFLSQSGQLYMEAAAMALGKVFSFGPTFRAEKSKTKRHLIEFWMIEPEMAFVEFEENLEVQENYVAYIVQSVLKNCKIELNTLGRDTSKLEQIKAPFPRITYDKAIEFLKEKGFDDIEWGDDFGAPHETAIAESYDKPVFITHYPTSLKPFYMQPAKDRDDVVLCADLIAPEGYGEIIGGSERVHDMDLLEERLKEHGLDSDAYKWYAELRQYGSVPHSGFGLGLERTVAWISGAPHVRETIPFPRLLNRLYP; this is translated from the coding sequence TTGAAAACAACAATCAACCAAGTGTATAAACACACAGGCGAGGAAGTAACGATTGGAGCTTGGGTCGCGAATAAACGCTCAAGCGGTAAAATCGCATTTTTACAGCTGAGAGACGGTACGGGCTTCATTCAGGGAGTTGTCGTCAAAGCTGAAGTTGAAGAAAACATCTTCCAAATCGCAAAATCAGTGACGCAGGAGACGTCACTTTACGTAAAAGGGATTGTAAAAGAAGACGAGCGTTCACCGCTTGGCTATGAGCTTGCGGTTACGTCCATTGAAGTCATTCACGAAGCGACTGATTATCCGATTACACCTAAAGAGCACGGCACGGAATTCTTAATGGACCACAGACATTTATGGCTCCGTTCGAAACGCCAGCATGCGATTATGAAAATCCGCAACGAAATCATCCGTGCGACTTACGAATTTTTCAACAAAGAAGGCTTCGTGAAAGTTGATCCGCCGATTTTGACGGGAAGCGCTCCTGAAGGCACGACTGAGCTGTTCGCGACGAAATATTTTGATGAAGACGCCTTCTTGTCTCAAAGCGGCCAGCTGTATATGGAAGCTGCAGCAATGGCGCTTGGAAAAGTATTCTCATTCGGACCGACATTCAGAGCGGAAAAATCAAAAACGAAACGCCACCTCATCGAATTCTGGATGATTGAGCCTGAAATGGCATTTGTCGAATTTGAAGAAAACCTTGAAGTTCAGGAGAATTATGTTGCTTATATCGTACAAAGCGTCCTGAAAAATTGTAAGATCGAGCTGAACACATTAGGTAGAGACACGTCCAAGCTTGAACAAATCAAAGCGCCGTTCCCGCGCATTACGTATGATAAAGCGATCGAATTCCTGAAAGAAAAAGGATTCGACGATATTGAATGGGGAGATGACTTCGGTGCGCCGCATGAAACAGCGATCGCGGAAAGCTATGACAAACCGGTGTTTATCACTCATTATCCGACGTCATTAAAACCGTTTTATATGCAGCCTGCTAAAGATCGTGACGATGTCGTGTTATGTGCGGACTTGATCGCTCCGGAAGGCTACGGGGAAATCATCGGCGGTTCAGAACGCGTTCATGATATGGATTTATTGGAAGAAAGATTAAAAGAGCACGGTCTGGATTCAGATGCGTACAAATGGTATGCTGAACTCAGACAATACGGTTCTGTTCCGCACTCCGGCTTCGGCCTCGGACTTGAGCGGACAGTGGCTTGGATTAGCGGAGCGCCTCACGTGCGTGAAACGATTCCGTTCCCAAGACTTCTGAACCGTCTGTATCCGTAA
- a CDS encoding pyridoxal phosphate-dependent aminotransferase — MKLAKRVSALTPSATLAITAKAKQLKAEGHDVIGLGAGEPDFNTPQHIIDAAVRSMNEGHTKYTPSGGLPALKDSIAEKFKNDQGIEYQPSEIIVCTGAKHALYTLFQVILDEGDEVIIPTPYWVSYPEQVKLAGGRPVYIEGLESNQFKISPEQLKQAVTEKTKAIIINSPSNPTGVMYTKEELAELGKVCLEHDILIVSDEIYEKLTYGGKKHVSIAQLSDKLKEQTIIINGVSKSHSMTGWRIGYAAGSEPIIKAMTSLASHSTSNPTSIAQYGAIAAYNGPAEPLEEMRQAFEHRLNTIYAQLSEIPGFTCVKPEGAFYLFPNAKAAAENCGFKDVDEYVKALLEEEKVAIVPGSGFGSPDNVRLSYATSLDLLEEAVERIRRFTEKHS; from the coding sequence TTGAAATTGGCAAAAAGAGTATCCGCATTAACACCGTCTGCAACACTTGCAATTACCGCAAAAGCGAAACAGCTGAAAGCAGAAGGCCATGATGTCATCGGCCTGGGAGCAGGAGAACCGGATTTTAATACGCCTCAGCACATTATAGATGCCGCGGTGCGTTCCATGAATGAAGGACATACGAAATATACGCCTTCTGGCGGTCTGCCGGCGCTGAAAGACAGTATCGCTGAAAAATTCAAAAATGATCAGGGAATTGAATATCAACCGTCTGAAATCATTGTCTGCACCGGAGCGAAACACGCCCTGTATACGTTATTTCAGGTCATTCTCGATGAAGGGGATGAAGTGATTATACCGACTCCTTACTGGGTAAGCTATCCAGAGCAGGTGAAATTGGCGGGAGGGCGTCCCGTCTATATCGAAGGATTGGAGTCCAATCAGTTTAAAATTTCACCGGAGCAGCTGAAGCAGGCGGTCACGGAGAAAACCAAAGCAATCATTATCAACTCACCGAGCAACCCGACAGGTGTCATGTATACGAAAGAAGAGCTTGCAGAACTCGGAAAAGTGTGCCTGGAGCATGACATTCTGATCGTTTCTGACGAGATTTATGAGAAGCTTACATACGGAGGAAAAAAACACGTCTCAATCGCACAGCTTTCAGATAAATTGAAAGAGCAGACGATCATCATTAACGGCGTGTCGAAATCCCACAGCATGACGGGCTGGAGAATCGGTTATGCGGCCGGTTCCGAGCCGATTATCAAAGCGATGACGAGCCTTGCGAGCCACAGCACATCAAATCCGACGTCCATCGCTCAATACGGCGCCATTGCGGCATACAACGGGCCGGCTGAGCCGCTGGAAGAGATGAGGCAGGCATTTGAGCACAGACTGAATACGATTTACGCTCAGCTCAGTGAAATTCCCGGATTTACCTGTGTCAAGCCTGAAGGGGCGTTTTACTTGTTCCCTAACGCCAAAGCGGCAGCAGAAAACTGCGGATTTAAAGATGTCGATGAATACGTGAAGGCGCTTCTGGAAGAAGAAAAGGTCGCCATCGTGCCGGGCTCGGGCTTCGGTTCACCAGACAACGTCCGCTTATCTTACGCAACGTCACTTGATCTTTTAGAAGAAGCGGTCGAGAGAATCCGCCGCTTTACGGAAAAACACAGCTGA
- the tseB gene encoding cell wall elongation/penicillin-binding protein regulator TseB yields the protein MRKKALIFTAVFGIIFLAVLLFSASIFKSAMAQKEEGHETAAAAAKEKTNLTDAEKVETFVGKQKYYVVSGTDKQGKDMYVWVPADKKAKILSKKASDGISSGKAAKIVQDAGLVSKLNDVHLARENDVLLWEVTYINKNGQYSFSYVDFTSGKILKNITP from the coding sequence ATGAGAAAAAAAGCATTAATATTTACAGCCGTATTTGGTATTATTTTTTTAGCAGTTCTTTTATTTTCGGCCAGCATTTTTAAATCTGCAATGGCTCAAAAAGAAGAAGGCCACGAAACAGCTGCCGCTGCCGCTAAAGAAAAAACGAATCTGACAGATGCTGAGAAAGTGGAAACCTTTGTCGGTAAACAGAAGTATTACGTTGTTTCCGGAACGGATAAACAAGGAAAAGACATGTATGTATGGGTTCCGGCCGACAAAAAAGCAAAAATTCTCTCGAAAAAAGCCAGTGACGGCATTTCAAGCGGCAAGGCTGCCAAGATCGTTCAGGACGCAGGGCTTGTTTCCAAGCTGAATGACGTCCACCTGGCGAGAGAAAATGATGTCCTGCTGTGGGAAGTGACCTACATCAACAAAAACGGGCAATATAGTTTTAGCTATGTGGACTTTACAAGCGGCAAGATTCTCAAAAACATCACACCGTGA
- a CDS encoding YpmA family protein, translated as MESKIEILSTINVEHSDDLYKIVDTLNRTLKRDNLMFGLALDEENQNEAVFTIYRT; from the coding sequence ATGGAAAGCAAAATTGAGATTCTTTCTACGATTAATGTGGAGCATTCGGATGATTTATATAAAATCGTCGATACATTAAACCGGACTTTGAAAAGGGACAATCTGATGTTCGGACTTGCGCTTGACGAAGAAAATCAAAATGAAGCGGTCTTCACCATTTATCGCACATAG
- the dinG gene encoding ATP-dependent DNA helicase DinG — MNKQRFVVIDVETTGNSPKKGDKIIQIAAVVIENGQITERFSKYINPNQDIPPFIEQLTGISTGMVENELPFEAVAEEIFHLLDGAYFVAHNIHFDLGFVRHELSEAGYELTDCEVLDTVELSRIVFPGFEGYKLGELCAELNIVHDRPHRADSDAEVTGLIFLDILHKLKHLPLPTLKQLRRLSQHFISDLTLLLDSFIHENRPAAEESCIPYASFSIKEPEQIPASRPVSAAIDLEKWNEEKERLLSDIIPRYERREGQLSMMDEVLGAFRNREHALIEAAPGIGKTIGYLVPAVLFAKAEQTPVIISTYSTLLQQQIMSKDLPLLECMFPWPVQAAILKGKSHYLCLRKFEHILHEEDDNYDAVLTKAQLLIWLTETETGDSAELNLPSGGRLLWERMSYDEDSFLKKGKESAAGFYERAKEKAQAADLIITNHALLFSDQSSETKKLPASGTVIIDEAHHFERAASEHLGRRASYIGLHTKLSRIGTLKEHGLLKRMTKLFYTYDLPAESFFDADEWMKHIQSESDAFFSSVHSFVKRRKPKDDLNRLVYSLNHKSQDKGLFMITDGAERLCAMLDQLLDLFSVQEKMLHQKLDEMKSGAAFLAAEYVKCIRGLREYRDTFSRLLFENDEKEAVWVEIDAKGAKNAVSIYAQPLEPGEMLADQFFARKKSVVLTSATLMVEQSFQFMIERLGLSDFYPRTKSIPSPFSYDDQMNVIIPKEMKSVKYDGEREVIEHIAKYAEIMSKGKQPKILILFTSHDMLKKVYQELKLSMEISGIQLLGQGISGGSPGKLMKTFKTASRAILLGTNHFWEGVDFPGDELSTVMIARLPFRAPDNPLHAAKCEYAKKQGKNPFQTISLPEAVLTFRQGIGRLLRTAGDKGTIVLLDQRVKTAGYGRLFLEALPTSSLLELTDDELADYVSQTE; from the coding sequence ATGAACAAGCAACGGTTCGTTGTCATAGATGTCGAAACAACAGGAAATTCGCCGAAAAAGGGCGATAAAATCATTCAAATCGCAGCGGTTGTCATTGAAAATGGACAAATAACTGAGCGGTTTTCAAAATATATCAATCCGAATCAGGACATCCCGCCGTTTATTGAACAGCTGACCGGAATTTCAACCGGTATGGTTGAAAATGAACTGCCGTTTGAAGCGGTCGCAGAAGAGATTTTTCATCTGCTTGACGGCGCGTATTTTGTTGCGCACAATATTCATTTTGACCTCGGATTTGTCCGGCATGAACTGAGCGAAGCGGGTTATGAGCTGACGGATTGCGAAGTGCTTGATACGGTTGAGCTCTCGCGTATTGTTTTCCCGGGATTTGAAGGGTATAAGCTCGGTGAATTGTGCGCGGAGCTGAATATTGTTCATGACCGGCCTCACCGCGCAGACAGTGATGCGGAGGTTACGGGACTGATCTTTTTAGACATTTTACATAAACTGAAACATCTGCCTTTGCCGACGTTAAAGCAGCTTAGAAGGCTTTCACAGCATTTTATCAGCGATTTGACGCTGCTTTTGGATTCTTTTATTCATGAAAACAGGCCGGCGGCAGAAGAGAGCTGCATTCCATATGCCTCTTTTTCAATTAAAGAGCCCGAACAAATCCCGGCATCCCGGCCGGTGAGCGCTGCCATTGACCTTGAAAAATGGAACGAAGAAAAAGAACGGCTCTTATCTGACATCATCCCCCGCTATGAAAGGCGGGAAGGGCAGCTTTCGATGATGGATGAAGTCCTTGGTGCCTTCCGCAATCGGGAGCATGCGCTTATTGAAGCGGCGCCCGGCATCGGAAAAACGATCGGTTATCTCGTTCCGGCTGTTTTATTTGCCAAAGCGGAACAAACTCCCGTCATTATCAGCACGTACTCTACTCTTTTGCAGCAGCAGATCATGTCTAAAGATCTTCCGCTTTTGGAGTGTATGTTTCCTTGGCCGGTTCAGGCCGCTATTTTAAAAGGAAAATCGCATTATCTGTGCTTGCGCAAGTTTGAACATATTCTGCATGAGGAAGATGACAACTATGATGCGGTTCTGACGAAGGCGCAGCTTCTCATCTGGCTGACGGAGACTGAAACGGGCGACTCAGCTGAGCTGAATCTTCCTTCGGGCGGGAGATTGCTGTGGGAGCGCATGTCTTATGATGAGGATTCTTTTTTGAAAAAAGGGAAGGAATCGGCCGCCGGATTTTATGAACGGGCTAAAGAAAAAGCGCAGGCCGCAGATCTGATTATCACAAACCATGCTTTGCTGTTTTCAGATCAAAGCAGTGAAACAAAAAAACTGCCTGCAAGCGGAACGGTCATCATTGATGAAGCGCATCATTTCGAACGCGCCGCCAGCGAGCATTTAGGACGCAGAGCTTCATACATCGGGTTGCACACAAAGCTCAGCCGAATCGGAACGTTGAAGGAACACGGGCTGTTAAAGCGGATGACAAAACTGTTTTATACGTATGATTTGCCGGCGGAAAGTTTTTTTGACGCCGATGAGTGGATGAAGCATATTCAATCTGAAAGCGACGCATTTTTCAGTTCAGTGCATTCTTTTGTCAAACGAAGAAAACCTAAAGACGATCTGAACCGTCTCGTCTATAGTCTGAATCATAAAAGCCAGGATAAAGGGCTTTTCATGATAACGGACGGAGCGGAGCGGCTTTGTGCGATGCTTGATCAGCTGCTCGACTTGTTTTCCGTACAGGAGAAAATGTTACATCAAAAGCTTGATGAGATGAAAAGCGGAGCGGCTTTTTTAGCGGCCGAATATGTAAAGTGTATCAGAGGGCTGAGAGAATACCGTGATACGTTCAGCCGGCTGCTGTTTGAAAATGATGAGAAAGAGGCCGTTTGGGTTGAAATTGATGCGAAAGGCGCAAAAAACGCCGTCAGCATCTATGCACAGCCCCTGGAGCCCGGTGAAATGCTGGCGGACCAGTTTTTCGCCCGCAAAAAAAGCGTTGTGCTCACATCAGCGACCTTAATGGTGGAGCAGTCTTTTCAATTTATGATTGAAAGGCTGGGACTTTCGGACTTTTATCCGCGCACCAAAAGCATCCCGTCTCCTTTTTCTTATGATGATCAGATGAACGTCATCATTCCGAAAGAAATGAAATCCGTCAAATATGACGGAGAGCGGGAAGTCATTGAGCATATTGCTAAGTATGCAGAAATCATGTCAAAGGGAAAACAGCCGAAGATCCTTATCCTGTTTACATCTCATGATATGCTGAAAAAAGTGTATCAGGAATTGAAACTCAGTATGGAGATCTCAGGCATTCAGCTTCTTGGCCAAGGCATCTCGGGCGGGAGTCCCGGTAAATTAATGAAAACCTTTAAAACGGCCAGCCGGGCGATTTTGCTCGGGACGAATCATTTCTGGGAAGGCGTTGATTTTCCGGGAGATGAATTGTCAACCGTCATGATCGCAAGGCTTCCTTTCCGGGCGCCTGATAACCCGCTTCATGCCGCAAAATGCGAATACGCTAAGAAGCAGGGGAAAAACCCGTTTCAGACCATTTCTCTGCCTGAGGCCGTATTAACGTTCAGACAGGGAATCGGGCGCCTGCTCCGTACGGCGGGAGACAAAGGAACGATCGTTCTGTTAGATCAGCGTGTCAAGACGGCTGGGTACGGACGGCTGTTTCTTGAAGCGCTCCCGACGTCATCCCTTTTGGAACTGACGGATGACGAACTCGCAGATTACGTCAGCCAAACGGAATAA